The Pieris brassicae chromosome 6, ilPieBrab1.1, whole genome shotgun sequence genome window below encodes:
- the LOC123711255 gene encoding probable 39S ribosomal protein L24, mitochondrial: MRIFNFLSKKVGDLTLKYSNLPESYVKRSYEQVYWKTPKGHPQYNDAQVARKSYRFTTHRPWTVQFARQNERGARRKKVFVEPIGEWSFFKGDRVEIMVGRDKGKQGIVMQVIQERNWVIVEGLNTNLRVVGKDKDFPGIVVQTEAPLLVTTDVKLVDPESLKATEVEWRYTEDGEKVRVSKSSSRIIPIPKSAEETIDYKSKTLYIDNPDKDTVADDAAKITFSPKLQTFEMDVMESMGIKEDRVPAKSYWY; this comes from the exons ATgcgaatttttaattttttatcaaaaaaagtTGGGGATTTAActcttaaatattcaaatcttcCAGAATCGTACGTCAAAAGAAGTTATGAACAA GTTTACTGGAAGACTCCTAAAGGGCATCCTCAATACAACGATGCTCAAGTAGCACGTAAATCATACCGTTTTACCACACATCGACCGTGGACAGTACAATTCGCACGGCAGAATGAACGCGGCGCTAGaagaaaaaaagtttttgtagAGCCGATTGGGGAGTGGAGCTTTTTCAA GGGTGATCGAGTTGAGATTATGGTTGGCAGGGATAAAGGAAAGCAAGGAATTGTCATGCAAGTAATACAAGAAAGAAATTGGGTTATTGTTGAAGGGCTTAATACAAACCTAAGAGTT gtGGGAAAAGACAAAGACTTTCCAGGTATAGTGGTACAAACAGAGGCACCACTTTTAGTCACTACTGATGTTAAACTTGTTGATCCTGAGAGCTTGAAGGCTACAGAAGTTGAATGGAGATATACTGAAGATGGAGAAAAG GTCCGTGTATCAAAATCAAGTAGTAGAATTATACCAATACCAAAGTCAGCCGAGGAAACTATTGATTATAAAAGCAAGACGCTCTACATAGACAACCCCGATAAAGACACCGTTGCTGATGATGCTGCTaag ATTACATTTTCACCAAAACTTCAAACTTTTGAAATGGATGTAATGGAAAGTATGGGTATTAAGGAAGATCGGGTTCCCGCGAAATCTTATtggtattaa
- the LOC123711251 gene encoding ATP synthase subunit gamma, mitochondrial has protein sequence MLGRVAPGVCAQVTMVVNHQQNRNMATLKSISLRLKSVKNIQKITQSMKMVSAAKYTRAERDLKAARPYGEGSVIFYDRAEVTPPEDDPKQLYIAMTSDRGLCGAVHTSVSKVIRNKLQEPGADNIKVICVGDKSRSFLQRLYGKHIISVCNEIGRLPPTFKDAATIANAILTSGYEFGSGKIVYNKFRSVVSYEQSDLPLFSLKSIESAPKLATYDSLDSDVMQSYMEFSLSSMIFYALKEGACSEQSARMTSMDNASKNAGEMIDKLTLTFNRTRQAVITRELIEIISGAAALE, from the exons ATGTTAGGCCGCGTAGCTCCGGGCGTCTGCGCCCAGGTGACCATGGTGGTCAACCACCAGCAGAACCGTAACATGGCTACATTGAAGTCCATTTCGCTTCGTCTGAAATCAGTAAAgaatattcaaaaaattacCCAGTCCATGAAGATGGTGTCAGCTGCTAA ATATACTCGTGCTGAGCGTGATTTAAAGGCTGCTAGACCATATGGAGAAGGTTCTGTTATTTTCTATGATCGCGCTGAG GTAACACCTCCTGAAGATGATCCTAAGCAATTGTATATTGCTATGACTTCTGACAGAG gtCTATGTGGTGCAGTACACACTAGTGTCTCCAAAGTAATTCGTAACAAGTTGCAAGAGCCTGGTGCTGACAACATTAAAGTGATCTGTGTGGGAGATAAGTCCCGTAGCTTTTTGCAACGTCTGTATGGGAAGCACATCATTAGTGTTTGTAATGAG ATTGGTCGCTTACCACCTACATTCAAAGACGCTGCCACAATTGCAAATGCAATTCTGACCTCCGGCTATGAGTTTGGATCCGGCAAGATTGTTTACAACAAGTTTAGATCTGTTGTCTCTTATGAACAATCTGACTTGCCTCTCTTCAGCTTGAAATCTATTGAG AGTGCTCCAAAACTGGCAACTTACGACTCCCTCGATTCCGACGTGATGCAATCATACATGGAGTTTTCACTCTCATCCATGATTTTCTACGCGCTCAAAGAGGGCGCCTGCTCCGAACAATCGGCTCGTATGACATCTATGGACAACGCTTCCAAGAACGCTGGAGAAATGATTGACAAACTCACGCTTACGTTCAACAGAACCCGTCAAGCCGTAATTACCAGAGAACTTATCGAAATTATCTCTGGTGCTGCCGCTTTGGAATAG
- the LOC123710978 gene encoding V-type proton ATPase subunit C, translating to MSEYWVISAPGDKTCQQTWDTLNNATKSGNLSANYKFPIPDLKVGTLDQLVGLSDDLGKLDTFVESVTRKVAQYLGEVLEDQRDKLHENLMANNSDLPTYLTRFQWDMAKYPIKQSLRNIADIISKQVGQIDADLKVKSSAYNALKGNLQNLEKKQTGSLLTRNLADLVKKEHFILDSEYLTTLLVIVPKSLFNDWNANYEKITNMIVPRSTQLIHQDNDYGLFTVTLFKKVVEEFKLHARERKFVVREFSYNEQDLAAGKNEITKLVTDKKKQFGPLVRWLKVNFSECFCAWIHVKALRVFVESVLRYGLPVNFQAVVMVPSRKSMKKLRDVLQQLYAHLDHSAHHHSGAQQESAELAGLGFGQSDYFPYVFYKVNVDMIEKTA from the exons ATGAGTGAATATTGGGTGATCAGTGCCCCTGGCGACAAAACCTGCCAACAAACATGGGATACCCTGAACAATGCCACCAAATCTGGCAACCTTAGTGCCAACTATAAATTCCCAATTCCTGACCTAAAG GTTGGAACTTTGGATCAGTTGGTGGGGTTGTCCGATGACCTTGGAAAGCTGGACACCTTTGTTGAAAGTGTGACCAGGAAGGTCGCACAATACCTTGGTGAG GTACTTGAAGATCAACGCGACAAACTTCATGAAAACCTCATGGCAAATAATA GTGACCTGCCCACTTATTTGACACGTTTCCAATGGGACATGGCCAAGTACCCAATCAAACAGAGCCTTCGTAACATCGCTGATATTATAAGTAAACAG GTGGGTCAAATCGATGCAGACTTAAAGGTCAAGTCCTCTGCCTACAATGCACTAAAGGGAAACCTGCAGAACTTGGAGAAAAAACAAAC TGGCAGCTTGTTGACGCGCAATCTGGCAGATCTAGTGAAAAAGGAGCACTTTATCTTGGAcagtgaatatttgactactCTTCTTGTTATTGTGCCTAA GTCTTTGTTCAACGACTGGAACGCGAACTACGAGAAGATAACTAACATGATAGTGCCGCGTTCCACGCAGCTTATACATCAAGATAACGATTATGGCCTCTTCACTGTTACACTCTTCAagaag gTAGTGGAAGAGTTCAAGCTACACGCCCGCGAGCGTAAGTTCGTGGTTCGCGAGTTCTCGTACAACGAGCAGGATCTCGCTGCTGGAAAGAATGAGATCACCAAACTGGTGACAGACAAGAAGAAGCAGTTC GGTCCTCTCGTCCGTTGGCTGAAAGTGAACTTCTCAGAATGCTTCTGTGCCTGGATACACGTTAAAGCATTGCGTGTCTTCGTCGAGTCCGTCCTAag ATACGGCCTCCCTGTTAACTTCCAAGCGGTAGTGATGGTGCCGTCTCGTAAGAGCATGAAGAAACTCCGTGACGTGCTACAGCAGCTGTACGCTCATCTGGACCACTCTGCCCATCACCACTCTGGGGCGCAACAGGAG AGTGCTGAGTTAGCAGGTCTTGGGTTTGGTCAGTCAGACTACTTCCCATACGTGTTCTACAAAGTCAACGTTGATATGATTGAAAAGACCGCTTAG